In the genome of Pelodiscus sinensis isolate JC-2024 chromosome 15, ASM4963464v1, whole genome shotgun sequence, one region contains:
- the EWSR1 gene encoding RNA-binding protein EWS isoform X1 produces the protein MASTDYSTYSQAAAQQGYSAYAAQPAQGYAQTTQAYGQQSYGTYGQPTDVSYTQAQTTASYGQTAYATSYGQPPTGYTTPTAPPAYSQPVQGYGTAAYDTTTPTVTTTQASYAAQSAYGTQPAYPTYGQQPATSAPARPQDSSKPAETSQPQSSTTGYSQPSLGYGQSNYSYPQVPGSYPMQPVTAPPSYPPTSYSSTQPSSYDQSSYSQQSTYGQPSTYGQQTSYGQQSSYSQQPPTSYPPPTGSYSQAPSQYSQQSSSYGQQSSFRQDHPSNMGGYGQESGGFSGPGESRSMSGPDSRGRGRGGFERGGMSRGGRGGGRGGMGSAGERGGFNKPGGPMEEGPDLDLGPPVDPDDDSDNSSVYVQGLSDNVTPEELADFFKQCGVIKMNKRTGQPMINFYLDKETGKPKGDATVFFDDPSTAKAAIEWFDGKDFQGSKLKVSLTRKKAPMNSMRGGMPPRESRGLPPPLRGGPGGPGGSGGPMGRMGGRGGDRGGFPPRGPRGSRGNPSGGNVQHRAGDWQCPNPGCGNQNFAWRTECNQCKAPKPEGFLPPPFPPPGGERGRGGPGGMRGGRGGLMDRGGPGGMFRGGRGGDRGGFRGGRGMDRGGFGGGRRGGPGGPPGPLMEQMGGRGGRRGGPGKMDKGEHRQERRDRPY, from the exons ACTATAGTACCTATAGCCAAGCCGCAGCCCAGCAGGG CTACAGTGCTtatgcagctcagccagctcaaGGATATGCACAGACAACCCAG GCCTATGGGCAACAGAGTTACGGAACTTATGGACAGCCCACTGATGTCAGTTACACACAGGCTCAGACAACCGCATCATATGGGCAAACTGCATATGCAACTTCTTATGGGCAGCCTCCAACAG gttATACCACCCCGACTGCCCCCCCAGCTTATAGTCAGCCTGTCCAGGGCTACGGTACAGCGGCCTATGATACTACCACCCCCACAGTTACTACGACCCAGGCTTCTTATGCAGCACAGTCTGCTTATGGCACCCAGCCTGCCTACCCAACGTATGGGCAGCAGCCAGCAACATCTGCACCTGCAAG ACCCCAGGATAGCAGCAAGCCAGCGGAGACCAGCCAACCTCAGTCGAGTACCACAGGCTACAGCCAGCCCAGCTTAGGATATGGACAAAGTAACTACAGTTATCCTCAGGTGCCTGGAAGTTACCCTATGCAGCCTGTCACTGCTCCTCCATCCTACCCTCCAACCAG CTATTCCTCTACACAGCCAAGTAGTTACGATCAGAGCAGTTACTCTCAGCAGAGCACCTATGGGCAGCCAAGCACGTATGGGCAACAGACTAGCTACGGCCAGCAAAGCAGCTATAGCCAGCAGCCACCTACTAGTTATCCTCCCCCGACTGGATCCTACAGCCAGGCCCCAAGCCAAtacagccagcagagcagcagctacGGCCAGCAGA GTTCATTTCGCCAGGACCATCCCAGTAACATGGGTGGATATGGACAGGAATCCGGAGGCTTTTCTGGCCCAGGAGAAAGCCGGAGCATGAGTGGCCCTGATAgccggggaaggggaagaggaggatttGAACGCGGAGGCATGAGCAGAGGTGGGCGGGGAGGAGGACGCGGTGGAATGGG CAGCGCTGGAGAGCGAGGTGGCTTCAATAAGCCTGGTG GACCCATGGAAGAAGGACCAGATCTTGATTTAG GCCCGCCTGTAGACCCAGATGATGACTCAGACAACAGTTCAGTTTATGTACAGGGGCTGAGTGACAATGTGACCCCAGAGGAGCTGGCAGACTTCTTCAAACAATGTGGTGTTATCAAG ATGAACAAGAGGACTGGGCAGCCTATGATAAACTTCTATCTTGACAAAGAAACTGGAAAGCCAAAAGGAGATGCCACCGTGTTCTTTGATGACCCATCTACTGCCAAAGCAGCTATAGAGTGGTTTGATG GAAAAGATTTCCAGGGGAGCAAACTCAAAGTTTCTCTCACTCGGAAGAAGGCGCCAATGAACAGCATGAGGGGCGGGATGCCCCCGCGTGAATCCCGTGGGCTGCCTCCCCCACTGCGTGGAG GCCCGGGAGGTCCTGGCGGTTCTGGCGGTCCCATGGGCCGCATGGGCGGCAGAGGTGGAGATAGGGGAGGCTTCCCCCCCAGAGGACCGCGGGGTTCTAGAGGAAACCCTTCTGGAGGGAATGTCCAGCACCGTGCTGGAGACTGGCAGTGCCCCAACCC GGGGTGTGGAAACCAGAACTTTGCCTGGAGAACAGAGTGCAATCAGTGCAAGGCTCCCAAACCAGAAGGCTTTCTGccaccccccttcccacctccgG GCGGAGAACGCGGCAGAGGTGGCCCTGGGGGTatgagaggaggaaggggaggcctcATGGATCGTGGTGGCCCTGGTGGAATGTTCAGAGGAGGACGTGGTGGAGACAGAGGTGGATTTAGAGGAGGCCGGGGTATGGATCGAGGTGGATTTGGAGGAGGACGACGAGGAGGACCTGGGGGCCCACCAGGACCTCTTATGGAGCAAATGGGAGGCAGAGGTGGCAGGCGTGGAGGACCAGGAAAAATGGACAA GGGTGAACATCGTCAGGAGCGGAGAGACCGGCCCTACTAG
- the EWSR1 gene encoding RNA-binding protein EWS isoform X2: MASTDYSTYSQAAAQQGYSAYAAQPAQGYAQTTQAYGQQSYGTYGQPTDVSYTQAQTTASYGQTAYATSYGQPPTGYTTPTAPPAYSQPVQGYGTAAYDTTTPTVTTTQASYAAQSAYGTQPAYPTYGQQPATSAPARPQDSSKPAETSQPQSSTTGYSQPSLGYGQSNYSYPQVPGSYPMQPVTAPPSYPPTSYSSTQPSSYDQSSYSQQSTYGQPSTYGQQTSYGQQSSYSQQPPTSYPPPTGSYSQAPSQYSQQSSSYGQQSSFRQDHPSNMGGYGQESGGFSGPGESRSMSGPDSRGRGRGGFERGGMSRGGRGGGRGGMGAGERGGFNKPGGPMEEGPDLDLGPPVDPDDDSDNSSVYVQGLSDNVTPEELADFFKQCGVIKMNKRTGQPMINFYLDKETGKPKGDATVFFDDPSTAKAAIEWFDGKDFQGSKLKVSLTRKKAPMNSMRGGMPPRESRGLPPPLRGGPGGPGGSGGPMGRMGGRGGDRGGFPPRGPRGSRGNPSGGNVQHRAGDWQCPNPGCGNQNFAWRTECNQCKAPKPEGFLPPPFPPPGGERGRGGPGGMRGGRGGLMDRGGPGGMFRGGRGGDRGGFRGGRGMDRGGFGGGRRGGPGGPPGPLMEQMGGRGGRRGGPGKMDKGEHRQERRDRPY, encoded by the exons ACTATAGTACCTATAGCCAAGCCGCAGCCCAGCAGGG CTACAGTGCTtatgcagctcagccagctcaaGGATATGCACAGACAACCCAG GCCTATGGGCAACAGAGTTACGGAACTTATGGACAGCCCACTGATGTCAGTTACACACAGGCTCAGACAACCGCATCATATGGGCAAACTGCATATGCAACTTCTTATGGGCAGCCTCCAACAG gttATACCACCCCGACTGCCCCCCCAGCTTATAGTCAGCCTGTCCAGGGCTACGGTACAGCGGCCTATGATACTACCACCCCCACAGTTACTACGACCCAGGCTTCTTATGCAGCACAGTCTGCTTATGGCACCCAGCCTGCCTACCCAACGTATGGGCAGCAGCCAGCAACATCTGCACCTGCAAG ACCCCAGGATAGCAGCAAGCCAGCGGAGACCAGCCAACCTCAGTCGAGTACCACAGGCTACAGCCAGCCCAGCTTAGGATATGGACAAAGTAACTACAGTTATCCTCAGGTGCCTGGAAGTTACCCTATGCAGCCTGTCACTGCTCCTCCATCCTACCCTCCAACCAG CTATTCCTCTACACAGCCAAGTAGTTACGATCAGAGCAGTTACTCTCAGCAGAGCACCTATGGGCAGCCAAGCACGTATGGGCAACAGACTAGCTACGGCCAGCAAAGCAGCTATAGCCAGCAGCCACCTACTAGTTATCCTCCCCCGACTGGATCCTACAGCCAGGCCCCAAGCCAAtacagccagcagagcagcagctacGGCCAGCAGA GTTCATTTCGCCAGGACCATCCCAGTAACATGGGTGGATATGGACAGGAATCCGGAGGCTTTTCTGGCCCAGGAGAAAGCCGGAGCATGAGTGGCCCTGATAgccggggaaggggaagaggaggatttGAACGCGGAGGCATGAGCAGAGGTGGGCGGGGAGGAGGACGCGGTGGAATGGG CGCTGGAGAGCGAGGTGGCTTCAATAAGCCTGGTG GACCCATGGAAGAAGGACCAGATCTTGATTTAG GCCCGCCTGTAGACCCAGATGATGACTCAGACAACAGTTCAGTTTATGTACAGGGGCTGAGTGACAATGTGACCCCAGAGGAGCTGGCAGACTTCTTCAAACAATGTGGTGTTATCAAG ATGAACAAGAGGACTGGGCAGCCTATGATAAACTTCTATCTTGACAAAGAAACTGGAAAGCCAAAAGGAGATGCCACCGTGTTCTTTGATGACCCATCTACTGCCAAAGCAGCTATAGAGTGGTTTGATG GAAAAGATTTCCAGGGGAGCAAACTCAAAGTTTCTCTCACTCGGAAGAAGGCGCCAATGAACAGCATGAGGGGCGGGATGCCCCCGCGTGAATCCCGTGGGCTGCCTCCCCCACTGCGTGGAG GCCCGGGAGGTCCTGGCGGTTCTGGCGGTCCCATGGGCCGCATGGGCGGCAGAGGTGGAGATAGGGGAGGCTTCCCCCCCAGAGGACCGCGGGGTTCTAGAGGAAACCCTTCTGGAGGGAATGTCCAGCACCGTGCTGGAGACTGGCAGTGCCCCAACCC GGGGTGTGGAAACCAGAACTTTGCCTGGAGAACAGAGTGCAATCAGTGCAAGGCTCCCAAACCAGAAGGCTTTCTGccaccccccttcccacctccgG GCGGAGAACGCGGCAGAGGTGGCCCTGGGGGTatgagaggaggaaggggaggcctcATGGATCGTGGTGGCCCTGGTGGAATGTTCAGAGGAGGACGTGGTGGAGACAGAGGTGGATTTAGAGGAGGCCGGGGTATGGATCGAGGTGGATTTGGAGGAGGACGACGAGGAGGACCTGGGGGCCCACCAGGACCTCTTATGGAGCAAATGGGAGGCAGAGGTGGCAGGCGTGGAGGACCAGGAAAAATGGACAA GGGTGAACATCGTCAGGAGCGGAGAGACCGGCCCTACTAG
- the EWSR1 gene encoding RNA-binding protein EWS isoform X3 translates to MYYSTYSQAAAQQGYSAYAAQPAQGYAQTTQAYGQQSYGTYGQPTDVSYTQAQTTASYGQTAYATSYGQPPTGYTTPTAPPAYSQPVQGYGTAAYDTTTPTVTTTQASYAAQSAYGTQPAYPTYGQQPATSAPARPQDSSKPAETSQPQSSTTGYSQPSLGYGQSNYSYPQVPGSYPMQPVTAPPSYPPTSYSSTQPSSYDQSSYSQQSTYGQPSTYGQQTSYGQQSSYSQQPPTSYPPPTGSYSQAPSQYSQQSSSYGQQSSFRQDHPSNMGGYGQESGGFSGPGESRSMSGPDSRGRGRGGFERGGMSRGGRGGGRGGMGSAGERGGFNKPGGPMEEGPDLDLGPPVDPDDDSDNSSVYVQGLSDNVTPEELADFFKQCGVIKMNKRTGQPMINFYLDKETGKPKGDATVFFDDPSTAKAAIEWFDGKDFQGSKLKVSLTRKKAPMNSMRGGMPPRESRGLPPPLRGGPGGPGGSGGPMGRMGGRGGDRGGFPPRGPRGSRGNPSGGNVQHRAGDWQCPNPGCGNQNFAWRTECNQCKAPKPEGFLPPPFPPPGGERGRGGPGGMRGGRGGLMDRGGPGGMFRGGRGGDRGGFRGGRGMDRGGFGGGRRGGPGGPPGPLMEQMGGRGGRRGGPGKMDKGEHRQERRDRPY, encoded by the exons ACTATAGTACCTATAGCCAAGCCGCAGCCCAGCAGGG CTACAGTGCTtatgcagctcagccagctcaaGGATATGCACAGACAACCCAG GCCTATGGGCAACAGAGTTACGGAACTTATGGACAGCCCACTGATGTCAGTTACACACAGGCTCAGACAACCGCATCATATGGGCAAACTGCATATGCAACTTCTTATGGGCAGCCTCCAACAG gttATACCACCCCGACTGCCCCCCCAGCTTATAGTCAGCCTGTCCAGGGCTACGGTACAGCGGCCTATGATACTACCACCCCCACAGTTACTACGACCCAGGCTTCTTATGCAGCACAGTCTGCTTATGGCACCCAGCCTGCCTACCCAACGTATGGGCAGCAGCCAGCAACATCTGCACCTGCAAG ACCCCAGGATAGCAGCAAGCCAGCGGAGACCAGCCAACCTCAGTCGAGTACCACAGGCTACAGCCAGCCCAGCTTAGGATATGGACAAAGTAACTACAGTTATCCTCAGGTGCCTGGAAGTTACCCTATGCAGCCTGTCACTGCTCCTCCATCCTACCCTCCAACCAG CTATTCCTCTACACAGCCAAGTAGTTACGATCAGAGCAGTTACTCTCAGCAGAGCACCTATGGGCAGCCAAGCACGTATGGGCAACAGACTAGCTACGGCCAGCAAAGCAGCTATAGCCAGCAGCCACCTACTAGTTATCCTCCCCCGACTGGATCCTACAGCCAGGCCCCAAGCCAAtacagccagcagagcagcagctacGGCCAGCAGA GTTCATTTCGCCAGGACCATCCCAGTAACATGGGTGGATATGGACAGGAATCCGGAGGCTTTTCTGGCCCAGGAGAAAGCCGGAGCATGAGTGGCCCTGATAgccggggaaggggaagaggaggatttGAACGCGGAGGCATGAGCAGAGGTGGGCGGGGAGGAGGACGCGGTGGAATGGG CAGCGCTGGAGAGCGAGGTGGCTTCAATAAGCCTGGTG GACCCATGGAAGAAGGACCAGATCTTGATTTAG GCCCGCCTGTAGACCCAGATGATGACTCAGACAACAGTTCAGTTTATGTACAGGGGCTGAGTGACAATGTGACCCCAGAGGAGCTGGCAGACTTCTTCAAACAATGTGGTGTTATCAAG ATGAACAAGAGGACTGGGCAGCCTATGATAAACTTCTATCTTGACAAAGAAACTGGAAAGCCAAAAGGAGATGCCACCGTGTTCTTTGATGACCCATCTACTGCCAAAGCAGCTATAGAGTGGTTTGATG GAAAAGATTTCCAGGGGAGCAAACTCAAAGTTTCTCTCACTCGGAAGAAGGCGCCAATGAACAGCATGAGGGGCGGGATGCCCCCGCGTGAATCCCGTGGGCTGCCTCCCCCACTGCGTGGAG GCCCGGGAGGTCCTGGCGGTTCTGGCGGTCCCATGGGCCGCATGGGCGGCAGAGGTGGAGATAGGGGAGGCTTCCCCCCCAGAGGACCGCGGGGTTCTAGAGGAAACCCTTCTGGAGGGAATGTCCAGCACCGTGCTGGAGACTGGCAGTGCCCCAACCC GGGGTGTGGAAACCAGAACTTTGCCTGGAGAACAGAGTGCAATCAGTGCAAGGCTCCCAAACCAGAAGGCTTTCTGccaccccccttcccacctccgG GCGGAGAACGCGGCAGAGGTGGCCCTGGGGGTatgagaggaggaaggggaggcctcATGGATCGTGGTGGCCCTGGTGGAATGTTCAGAGGAGGACGTGGTGGAGACAGAGGTGGATTTAGAGGAGGCCGGGGTATGGATCGAGGTGGATTTGGAGGAGGACGACGAGGAGGACCTGGGGGCCCACCAGGACCTCTTATGGAGCAAATGGGAGGCAGAGGTGGCAGGCGTGGAGGACCAGGAAAAATGGACAA GGGTGAACATCGTCAGGAGCGGAGAGACCGGCCCTACTAG
- the EWSR1 gene encoding RNA-binding protein EWS isoform X5 has protein sequence MASTDYSTYSQAAAQQGYSAYAAQPAQGYAQTTQAYGQQSYGTYGQPTDVSYTQAQTTASYGQTAYATSYGQPPTGYTTPTAPPAYSQPVQGYGTAAYDTTTPTVTTTQASYAAQSAYGTQPAYPTYGQQPATSAPARPQDSSKPAETSQPQSSTTGYSQPSLGYGQSNYSYPQVPGSYPMQPVTAPPSYPPTSYSSTQPSSYDQSSYSQQSTYGQPSTYGQQTSYGQQSSYSQQPPTSYPPPTGSYSQAPSQYSQQSSSYGQQSSFRQDHPSNMGGYGQESGGFSGPGESRSMSGPDSRGRGRGGFERGGMSRGGRGGGRGGMGLQSESLVYTSILKKYPYSVLSRQHNEKWD, from the exons ACTATAGTACCTATAGCCAAGCCGCAGCCCAGCAGGG CTACAGTGCTtatgcagctcagccagctcaaGGATATGCACAGACAACCCAG GCCTATGGGCAACAGAGTTACGGAACTTATGGACAGCCCACTGATGTCAGTTACACACAGGCTCAGACAACCGCATCATATGGGCAAACTGCATATGCAACTTCTTATGGGCAGCCTCCAACAG gttATACCACCCCGACTGCCCCCCCAGCTTATAGTCAGCCTGTCCAGGGCTACGGTACAGCGGCCTATGATACTACCACCCCCACAGTTACTACGACCCAGGCTTCTTATGCAGCACAGTCTGCTTATGGCACCCAGCCTGCCTACCCAACGTATGGGCAGCAGCCAGCAACATCTGCACCTGCAAG ACCCCAGGATAGCAGCAAGCCAGCGGAGACCAGCCAACCTCAGTCGAGTACCACAGGCTACAGCCAGCCCAGCTTAGGATATGGACAAAGTAACTACAGTTATCCTCAGGTGCCTGGAAGTTACCCTATGCAGCCTGTCACTGCTCCTCCATCCTACCCTCCAACCAG CTATTCCTCTACACAGCCAAGTAGTTACGATCAGAGCAGTTACTCTCAGCAGAGCACCTATGGGCAGCCAAGCACGTATGGGCAACAGACTAGCTACGGCCAGCAAAGCAGCTATAGCCAGCAGCCACCTACTAGTTATCCTCCCCCGACTGGATCCTACAGCCAGGCCCCAAGCCAAtacagccagcagagcagcagctacGGCCAGCAGA GTTCATTTCGCCAGGACCATCCCAGTAACATGGGTGGATATGGACAGGAATCCGGAGGCTTTTCTGGCCCAGGAGAAAGCCGGAGCATGAGTGGCCCTGATAgccggggaaggggaagaggaggatttGAACGCGGAGGCATGAGCAGAGGTGGGCGGGGAGGAGGACGCGGTGGAATGGG GTTACAAAGTGAGAGCCTTGTATACACTTCAATACTTAAAAAGTACCCGTACTCAGTACTCAGCCGGCAGCATAATGAAAAGTGGGACTAG
- the EWSR1 gene encoding RNA-binding protein EWS isoform X4 yields the protein MASTDYSTYSQAAAQQGYSAYAAQPAQGYAQTTQAYGQQSYGTYGQPTDVSYTQAQTTASYGQTAYATSYGQPPTGYTTPTAPPAYSQPVQGYGTAAYDTTTPTVTTTQASYAAQSAYGTQPAYPTYGQQPATSAPARPQDSSKPAETSQPQSSTTGYSQPSLGYGQSNYSYPQVPGSYPMQPVTAPPSYPPTSYSSTQPSSYDQSSYSQQSTYGQPSTYGQQTSYGQQSSYSQQPPTSYPPPTGSYSQAPSQYSQQSSSYGQQSSFRQDHPSNMGGYGQESGGFSGPGESRSMSGPDSRGRGRGGFERGGMSRGGRGGGRGGMGTHGRRTRS from the exons ACTATAGTACCTATAGCCAAGCCGCAGCCCAGCAGGG CTACAGTGCTtatgcagctcagccagctcaaGGATATGCACAGACAACCCAG GCCTATGGGCAACAGAGTTACGGAACTTATGGACAGCCCACTGATGTCAGTTACACACAGGCTCAGACAACCGCATCATATGGGCAAACTGCATATGCAACTTCTTATGGGCAGCCTCCAACAG gttATACCACCCCGACTGCCCCCCCAGCTTATAGTCAGCCTGTCCAGGGCTACGGTACAGCGGCCTATGATACTACCACCCCCACAGTTACTACGACCCAGGCTTCTTATGCAGCACAGTCTGCTTATGGCACCCAGCCTGCCTACCCAACGTATGGGCAGCAGCCAGCAACATCTGCACCTGCAAG ACCCCAGGATAGCAGCAAGCCAGCGGAGACCAGCCAACCTCAGTCGAGTACCACAGGCTACAGCCAGCCCAGCTTAGGATATGGACAAAGTAACTACAGTTATCCTCAGGTGCCTGGAAGTTACCCTATGCAGCCTGTCACTGCTCCTCCATCCTACCCTCCAACCAG CTATTCCTCTACACAGCCAAGTAGTTACGATCAGAGCAGTTACTCTCAGCAGAGCACCTATGGGCAGCCAAGCACGTATGGGCAACAGACTAGCTACGGCCAGCAAAGCAGCTATAGCCAGCAGCCACCTACTAGTTATCCTCCCCCGACTGGATCCTACAGCCAGGCCCCAAGCCAAtacagccagcagagcagcagctacGGCCAGCAGA GTTCATTTCGCCAGGACCATCCCAGTAACATGGGTGGATATGGACAGGAATCCGGAGGCTTTTCTGGCCCAGGAGAAAGCCGGAGCATGAGTGGCCCTGATAgccggggaaggggaagaggaggatttGAACGCGGAGGCATGAGCAGAGGTGGGCGGGGAGGAGGACGCGGTGGAATGGG GACCCATGGAAGAAGGACCAGATCTTGA